Below is a genomic region from Sphingomonas phyllosphaerae.
AGGCCGCGATGCGTTAATCCAGCCGGTACAGGCGCTTAGAGGGCGCCCACGACAGTGTTGATTCTCACCACCACCTGGTCGGGCGCGCGGTGAAGCCCGCGCGTTCCTCGATCGCCAGTGCGGCGTTGAGGACGCCCTGTTCGTCGAGCGGCTTGCCGATCACCTGTAGACCGAGCGGCAGCCCCGCCGCGTCGACGCCGCCCGGCACGCTCATCGCCGGCAGGCCGGCGAGGCTGGAAGGAACGGTGAACACGTCATTGAGATACATGGCCAAAGGATCGGCCGACTTCTCGCCGAGCGCGAACGCCGCCGAGGGGGCGGTGGGGGTCAGCAGCACGTCGCAGACGTCCCACGCACGCTCGAAATCGCGCGCGATCAGCGTGCGGACCTTCTGCGCCTGCGTGTAGTAAGCGTCGTAGAAGCCGGCGGAGAGGACGTAGGTGCCGATCAGGATGCGGCGCTTGACCTCGTCGCCGAAGCCTTCGGCGCGCGTCCGTGCGTACAATTCCTGCAAATTGGCCCCGTCCGGCAGGTCGCGGAGCCCGTAACGGACCCCATCGTAGCGCGCGAGGTTCGACGAGGCTTCGGCGGGTGCAATGATGTAATAGGCGGGCAGCGCGTATTTGGTGTGCGGCAGCGAGACGTCGACGATCTCCGCGCCGGCGTCCTTCAGCCACGCGATCCCCTGCTGCCAGAGCGCCTCGATCTCGGCGGGCATGCCGTCGACGCGATACTCCTTGGGGATGCCGACGCGCTTGCCGGCCAGCGAGGCGTTCAGCTGCCCTTCCCAGTTCGGCACGGGCAGGTCGAGCGAGGTGGCGTCCTTGGCGTCGAAGCCGGCCATCGCCTCCAGCATGATCGCGCAGTCGCGGACGTCGCGCGCCATCGGCCCGGCCTGATCGAGCGACGAAGCGAAGGCGATCGTCCCCCAGCGCGAGCAGCGGCCGTAGGTCGGCTTGATCCCCGAGATGCCGACGAACGCCGCCGGCTGGCGGATCGAGCCGCCGGTGTCCGTGCCCGTCGCGCCCGGCGCAAGTCGCGCGGCGACCGCCGAGGACGAGCCACCCGACGACCCACCCGGCGCGAGCGGGGCGTTGCCGCCGTCGTTGCGCCGCCACGGGCTGATGACATTGCCGAAATAGCTGGTCTCGTTCGATGAACCCATCGCGAACTGGTCGAGGTTCAGCTTGCCGAGCATCCCCGCGCCGGCGTTCCACAGGTTCTGCGAAACGGTCGATTCATATTCGGGCGTGAAGCCTTCGAGGATGTGGCTGGCCGCGGTGGTCGGGACGCCCTTCGTGCAGAACAGGTCCTTCATGCCGATCGGCACGCCGGCCATCGGCTTGAGGGCCTCGCCCGCCGCGCGCGCCTTGTCGGCGGCGTCGGCGGCGGCGAGCGCATGCTCGGGCGTCTCGACGAGAAAGGCGTTGAGCGGCTTTGCCGCGGCGACCGCGGCGTTGAACGCCTCGGCCACCTCGCGCGCGGAAAAGTCGCCGTCGCGGACGCCGTTGCGGATCGCGGCGATGCCCAGATCGGTGAGTGCGGTCATTATTCGATCACCTTGGGCACAGTGAAGAAGCCATGTTCGGCCTGCGGTGCGTTGGCGAGCACCTTGTCGCGGACGCCACCATCGGTGACGACATCGTCGCGCAGCCGCAGATGGTTGGGGATCACGGCGGTCATCGGCTCGACCCCGGCGGTGTCGACCTCGCCGAGTTGCTCGATCCAGTCGAGGATGTTGCCGAGTTCGGGCGCGAGCCGGGCGGCTTCGTCGTCGGTGATGGCGATGCGGGCGAGGCCGGCGATGCGCCTGACGGTTGCGGTGTCAACGGACATGCCGCCGCCGCTACCACCCGTCGCCCCGATCTTGCAACACGCCTGACACGGTTGCGCATGGCGCATTCCTGGGGCACCAGCTTTGCGGTTGCGGACCCGGCGCTTTTGCTGCACCGCACAATGGTGACGCACATTTGGCCCGCAAATTCCTCTATGTCGTCGTCGCGCTGATCGTGCTGGCGACCGCGGCTGCCTTTGCCTATCGCCTGTGGGGCGTCGGAATGATGCGGATGGCGATGGTGCCGGGCGAGTCGTTCCGAAATCAGAACCGCCTGACCAAGAAGGATTATGCA
It encodes:
- the gatC gene encoding Asp-tRNA(Asn)/Glu-tRNA(Gln) amidotransferase subunit GatC — its product is MSVDTATVRRIAGLARIAITDDEAARLAPELGNILDWIEQLGEVDTAGVEPMTAVIPNHLRLRDDVVTDGGVRDKVLANAPQAEHGFFTVPKVIE
- the gatA gene encoding Asp-tRNA(Asn)/Glu-tRNA(Gln) amidotransferase subunit GatA is translated as MTALTDLGIAAIRNGVRDGDFSAREVAEAFNAAVAAAKPLNAFLVETPEHALAAADAADKARAAGEALKPMAGVPIGMKDLFCTKGVPTTAASHILEGFTPEYESTVSQNLWNAGAGMLGKLNLDQFAMGSSNETSYFGNVISPWRRNDGGNAPLAPGGSSGGSSSAVAARLAPGATGTDTGGSIRQPAAFVGISGIKPTYGRCSRWGTIAFASSLDQAGPMARDVRDCAIMLEAMAGFDAKDATSLDLPVPNWEGQLNASLAGKRVGIPKEYRVDGMPAEIEALWQQGIAWLKDAGAEIVDVSLPHTKYALPAYYIIAPAEASSNLARYDGVRYGLRDLPDGANLQELYARTRAEGFGDEVKRRILIGTYVLSAGFYDAYYTQAQKVRTLIARDFERAWDVCDVLLTPTAPSAAFALGEKSADPLAMYLNDVFTVPSSLAGLPAMSVPGGVDAAGLPLGLQVIGKPLDEQGVLNAALAIEERAGFTARPTRWW